One genomic region from Arthrobacter sp. YN encodes:
- a CDS encoding outer membrane protein assembly factor BamB family protein has product MWTYDPRTGKKGFFLNPIDNVQLLRAVASRDGVAYLGGGNPGLDGAGTVVAFDPVAGKELWRLDAGEGAGIAALAVQGKYLYGVTRKGGLFAMDLPKRKLVHRSDISAVSSGFAALVTNRGAVYGVSNTHVFRFDPKTFEVATVVADIDGAWYSGSHINNDEDGYLYTMRGRNLVRINDHPRR; this is encoded by the coding sequence CTGTGGACTTATGACCCGCGCACCGGCAAGAAGGGCTTCTTCCTGAATCCCATCGACAATGTGCAGTTGCTCCGGGCGGTGGCATCCCGTGACGGCGTGGCCTATTTGGGCGGCGGCAATCCAGGTCTCGATGGCGCAGGAACCGTGGTGGCATTCGACCCTGTGGCAGGAAAGGAATTGTGGCGACTTGATGCCGGGGAAGGGGCGGGCATCGCAGCCCTCGCCGTACAGGGCAAATACCTCTACGGTGTGACGCGCAAGGGTGGTCTTTTTGCCATGGACCTACCCAAACGCAAGCTTGTGCACCGTTCGGACATCAGCGCTGTGAGCTCCGGGTTCGCCGCCTTGGTGACTAACCGCGGTGCAGTCTACGGCGTCTCGAATACGCACGTGTTCCGCTTCGATCCCAAGACCTTCGAGGTAGCCACGGTGGTAGCTGATATCGACGGCGCCTGGTACAGCGGTTCACACATCAACAACGATGAGGACGGCTACCTCTACACCATGCGGGGACGGAACCTCGTGCGGATCAACGACCACC